Genomic segment of Vallitalea longa:
AACTTAATTTATTCTATTGGTTCAGTATCTAAATCCATGTTACTGAAATCAACACTATCTTTCCAAGTAGAATTATCCTCATCAATCCAAGATTTGATGTCACTGTTATAAGCTGAATGACCATTGATGTTGACATCTAAATTCTCTAAATACCAGTCACCACCAATACCGCCATGTTTTGTAATTTTTTTTATATAAATATTACTTATATCATCAGGATGAATATCTGTACCATTATATAGGTAATATTCGTCAATATCGTCAACTTCAAAATCATTATATCCTTCTTTATCTAATAACCATTCTTTTGTTTCTCCATCCTTGGTCTCAATACCAAAGTATACATCATCATCAGTACCAGCCCATTCACTATGTAGCAAACCTCTTTTTTCATTACCAGTATGTACTGTAACAGTTAATGAACTTATAGGATTATTATCAAGACCTACATCAATATTCCAACGATCAGTGAATCCACTATAATCTCCTTGCTCTGCCTCGGTTAATAACTTAACAACATGAGCATGAGCTGAATCAAAAGAATTTTCTAATCTCTCTCTTCTATTATTCTCAGATAGAAAATCGTTAGCTTCTTCATAAGTCTGATACTTATAACCTACACCTGTTTTAAGACCTGTCATAAGAGTATAGCACCATGATTTCTCTTCTAATGTAGAAGGACAAGAACCATATATATTCTGTACACTTGTATTGAAAGTATCAAAAGGAATATCTGTTACTTCAGCAAAACAATCGGATATACCATCTGAGTAATCAGAACTGTCGAAACCACCTTTATTGACCCATAGATATGGATCAGCAGCTGATTCAAGACTCATATGTAAATCACGTCCAGATGGATCAATCAAATATAGTCCGGATTCAGGATTTACAAATATTCCATGACAAGCGTAATCGCCACATACATGAGTAAGCCATCCAGCAGCAAATGATATTCTCTTCATATCTTTTGCTGCTAGAGCATCTTGTAATAAATTCTTAGCAAAGCTTCCAATCTTAAAATAATGAAATCTATCAGACCAAGGTGAATATCCAAGAACCTGTCTTGGTTGAATTAATGGTAGATCAGGACCATTGGCTCCCCAAGCTGCTATATCTGGATATTTTTCCATAGCACTTTTAATTAGGCTACCTTCTGGTAGGCTTTTCATAGTTTCTTGCATAAGAACATAATGAGAAGCAGGTTGATAAGCTAACACGTTTTTTGGGCATAACATAAGTAATAGTACTAATGCTAAGCAACTAGTAAAAATTTTTCTTATTTTCATAATAATCCTCCTTTTTTGTATATTATATAATATTGTTTGTGAATAAATTGTCGAAATTAGTAGATAAAAACAAAAAAATTCAAAATAAATACTATGAATCAACATTTATCAACACAATATAGGCTATATAGTCTAGACTTTATTAGGTAATCAGTTATAAATCAGACTGATAAAAAGAGAATTTTAGTATATTTTGTACAAATATAGATTATGAAGTAAATATATTACATTGGCATATTATGTATTATATAATACGTTTTCGTGAAATTATTAACGTGAAATAAATGTGATAATTAAACTGAAATAAAAATTACAAAAGAAGTACTGAAAGATAAAAATAGATGATACTATACATATATAATACATGCAAAAAAAAGCTGGCATATAGTCAGCTTTTGAATCAAACTAATAATCTTAGTATATATTTCACTATAATTAAAGCTTCTTTCTACTAATTCACTTCAATTTTTTGAGTTTCAATAAATTTCATACCCTCTGAATCTGGATATGAAAAAATCTTATCAATAACATAATACAGTTTATCTGTAGAGTAATCATAATAAAATTCATTTACTTCTTCAATTATCTTAGCATTAACAAAACGATCATTCATTTTATTACTTATCTCTTTTATATCAACACCCTCTAAAAACTTGTCTCTCATTATAATAATATCATTTTCATTAACTGGTTCTTTCTTATCAAAACCTAGTTTATTAGAGGCATATTGTAATTTATTATTGTTGACTATGATAACTGTTTGATCGGATGTTTTTATATCATCAATATAGTATGTTATCTTAACTAAACCATTACCTGTTCCCTTTTTGTATTCATTAGAAGTCAGCTTATATTTTTCAAGATTAGAATCCTCATTGATTTTACCTAAACTATTCAATATGTATTCTTTATTTATACTACCTTCATTTTCAATATTATAATCTAATTCTCCTTCTATAGATTTTAGATTATTGATATCATGATCTATACTGAAATCAGTTTCTTTAGAGTTCATTATTGTATCTTGTGATTTCAACATACCATGTTCATCAGATAATTTTGATCTAGTATAATGTAAAACAAGATTTTCATCACCTTTAATAACTATATCTGTTCCTAAATCTGACTCAGGTGAAGCAATAGAAGCTAAATTAACAGCTTCCTGTATACTAGAACCGTTATAAAGCGCATTATGAAAGCATTGTAACCAATAAGGTCCTCCTGTATTTCTTGAGTGAATATTGTCATCAAACCCTATTACAGTAGTTGCCCCATTTGATAGAGCTACACTACATAAATTATGGGTTCTACTAGCAGTATCACATCCAACAAAAGATATTAATTTTGTCTTACTAAGATCTCGTCCTTCCAATCCTGCATATGTATATCCATTATATGATTTAAAATCTTCGCCCTCATACACACCACATTTATGGTCTTCATCATCAATCGTATCCCCTAATATGATATTATTATGACATGCATGGCCATTAATAAATACAACTGCACTTCCTAATATATCATCACCAGCTGGATTATCTCCTCTAAGGTATGTATAAGTAGGATTATAAGCTTTATAAGATGTATATCCCATCTTTGCATATACTCTGCTGGCATAATCCACATTCATTGTAAAATCCCCTTCATAATCTTCAACGTACCACAAATCCTTTCCAAAATTATGTCCTAATGAATATGCATATTCTGTTTCCGCATATACAGAAGTTGGTAAAGTTAAAATACTCATCATAAAAATTAATAATACCCCAAAAATTCTTTTCATTAATTGTTCTCCTTATATTTTATTTTGTTCAAGCATTATTTTCAGTAAATTGCAGTTAATATGTGTCTATAGGAATGATGCAAAATAATATCAAAAACAATAATATCATATTTAATTTTATAATTCAATAATTTATATTTTTCTATTTATTTTAAATTATATCAAAAATCAAAATACATACAATCCATATACAAATTTTAAATTTTCATTTTTAATTTTTTATCAGTAAAGTTTTAAATTTCATTAATCCAATTTTCCCTTTATCCTATAAAAACCAAACACCTATTTACATATATACAAAACCAAATAAAAAATTACAAATAACCCTAATATATTTACATAGTTATATTTTCAATTGAAGTAAAATATATACATAATAAAATTTATTGAGAGGTGAAATTATGGATGGCAATTACATAACACAGCTATTAGAAAAAGAAGAAGTACTAGATAAGAACGAAATAGTACAGTTATTGAATGTGAATATGAATTCAAAAGACTTTTATTCCATTCTGAATAAAGCAAATGAATTGACTAGAAATGAATTTCAAAACAAAGGAATAATATTTGCACAGATAGGTTTAAATGCCGAACCATGCTCAGCAAACTGTAAATTCTGTTCAATGGGCGCTAATCACTATTCTCTAGATAGCACTTGGAAAAAATCAGCAGATGAAGTTTTATTTGAAATAAGAGACTTAGTTAAAAAAGGCATAAATGACCTATTCTTGATGACTACTGCAGATTATCCAATGGAAGATTATCTAAAGATAGGCTCAGAAGTTAAGAGAATTCTTCCAGAAGGTGTAAGATTAGTAGCTAACATAGGGGATTTTGACGTTGACACAGCAAAAGAATTAAAAAAAGTTGGATTTACTGGTGTTTATCATATTCATAGATTAAGAGAAGGTATTGATACAGATATCAAACCAGAAAAAAGATTAAAAACACTAGCAGCAATTGCTCATGAAAACCTGGAGTTATATTATTGTGTTGAACCAATAGGTCCTGAGCATAGCTATGAAGAAATAGCTGATGAAATCATAAGAGCTAGAGAAAATAATGTAAGTGTTATGGCTGTCATGAGAAGAATACCAGTAAAAGGTACTCCTTTATATGATAAAGGACAAATATCCGCTAGAGAACTAGCCAAAATTGCAGCAGTTTCTCGAATAGCTTCAAAACCCAAAAGAGCCATGAATGCACATGAGGTTACACCTATGACTTTAATCTGCGGGGTTAATCAATTATATGCTGAATATGGTGCTAATCCAAGAGATCATCTATCTATCACTGAAGATAGCAGGGGTTATTGTGTTGATGATGTAAAGAAAATGCTTATAGATGCTGATTATGAAATAAAAAATTAAATTATTCATTTTATATCAATAAAAAAGAATTAACTATATGCTAATATTTCAAACTCTATTTAATACAATTCCTAAAATCATTAAATAGAGTCTTTTTTTCTATCAGAATAAAAAGAACTGTTTCAATATCCATTGATACTATTAATATCACACAAATACTGAAAACAGTCCTTAATGAACTCTATTATAGTAATCTTTCTTTAGATAGCTTCAATAATTTTAATTATCAAATCAGACAATCCAACATTATAACCACTAAAAGCATATACAACATTAAGTCCGTTATTGGTTAATAAAATTAATGGTAATTTATCTGGATCTACATATACCCTTCTTGAGATTGGTTCGGCATTAGAAGCTCCTTCATCATAATATATTTTTATATCAGGAAAAGCTTCTAGGGTTTTGTTAAGAGTATTATTTGTGAGTGCTTGTTTATCTCTTAATATAAAAGTTATGTTACAAGATAATCTGCTCAATGCCTCTTGATGCTCTAACATTTCGTTAAGAACATGCTCTGTAGGTTCTTTTCCCTCTTCAATCCAGATAACTATATTCTTATTATCATCTATTATATCTTTCGCCAAAACCTTATTGTTATCACTATCATATAGGCTGAAATCATTTATCTCTATGTTCTTGAACATATCTTCTAATTTGCCTTGTCGTAAAGAAATACCTAACTCTCTTTCAACAAATAGAACAAAACAATATTCCCTAGTGAAAACACTTCCGTTAGGCATTCTATTAGATGTGATAATACGATAGTTGCCTGGTTCTAATTCTAATACTAATTTATTATCAACCCATTTCCTATCAACAAAATCCAATGTTTCATAGACTCCATTATTAAGTTTACCTATAGTCCAGTTGAGCCAATATATCCAATTTGTGTTGTCTTCATCATTAATGGTCAATTTCACAAGGTCTTTTTGTATCACATATTTAACATTAACGAACTCATTATCATTGTAATATTGGATTTCCATGTTCTCTTTATCTATTCTAGCAGGTATGCCTAGTGAACGGCATATAGCTACAAATAAAATTTTCTTGGATAAGTTACTACCCTTTTTCATTCTAATCAATTCGACTGGATTAGTAATCAATGGTCTATATTCCATACTCCCTATCTCATTGATATAAGTATCTATATAATCCCATATTTTTATGGGATGATTAATAAATTCTTCCTTTGTTTTTTCGTCAAAATAGTCTAATATGAATTTTCGATAATTAGTTATCATTTCAAAGTGTATCCTAGGACTCATGATATAATCAACGAATATATCTTCTTGGAAATTATTTTTATATACGTTTGAATATATTAGATGTTCTTTTAACTTTTCACATGTGATATCCGTATAATCTTTATCAACTAGGCTACTCAATAATCTGATTTTATCTTGCGTATTGCAATTATCTATATCACTATCGATGAATTCTTTTATTTCTAGATAATTGCCCTTTGATTTAACAAAAAAATCTTTCACTTCAATAGTATAATTGTTGTCTTTCAATAATTCATCTATATTATCATTATTATAATATTGACTTTCTTTTACTTTTCTTACATTATTAGATTGTTCAAAACGTTTTTTACCATATTCTTTCTGACTTTCTGTTAATCTGACTGCATAACTCATGTTATCTACAGGAGGATATATATCTATATCTTCTGTGATTACTTCATCTGTTATGGATTCATTCCAATCAAGTATTATAGAAGTAGTTTTTCTAATGTCTAGAAGCCTATTAATATATCTGTTATCTTTTACAGCGTGAATATATATATCTCCTAGCCCCAGAGTGATTTCTGCTATTCCTTCTTTGTCAGTAACAACTGTAGCCACAGGGAAAAATTCAGCATAATTAAGGACTTCAAAACGCACTTTCACTTTTTCCATAGGATTATGGTTAAAATCTATTACCTTCACTTGTAACTTTTTAGTATCTGCATATGTATCAAGGCTATTGATTAATGCTGCTTTATCATTCTTGGAAATTACTTCTTCAGTAACTATCATATCTATATTATTAAATGAAGTAAATACTCTACCGTTTATTAGCATTGCCCTTGATGCAGCAGCAGTAAACCATCCAACATTAAGAACAGGTTCTGGTTCACATGCACCTAGATAATTCCATTTACCATCACACCATACCTCTACCCATGCATGATTATCGTCACAGTGTGACCATCTTGGTACATATACTTGTCTTGCAGGAATACCTACACTCCTTAACGCAGTAACTGTAAAAGTAGACTCTTCACCACATCTTCCATAAGCTGATCTTAGAACTGTTAATGGAGAAGCTGTTCTTTCATCAGTAGTTTGATATGTAGCTTGTTCCAGACACCAATAATTCACTTCTGTAACCGATTCAGTCATACTCTTATTTTTTATTCTATCAATGATACAATTGTAGAATGTAGTTCTACAATCTTCAATGTTTTCATTATTTACACGATAGAACATTACGTATTTAAGAAATATATCAGCTGGTATCTTTTCACACCAAGATATGTTCTCCTTTAAAAAAAGACTGTGTTTTACATATTTCAAATACATGTCAAAACTATAATTCGCTATATCACTAAGAGGCATACATGTATATAAGAATTTAATGCAGTCTTGTTCTTCTTCACTACATCTGTCAAGTCCAGTTAGTATTTCTTTTTCCTTGTATTTTACTAATTCTAGAACTTCTTGAAAGTCATTATCAATAATTCTCTTGAGTTCATTAGAAAACAACATATATAACACCTTCTTCTATTTATTATTTGATTTGGTTGGTTGAGTTATTGATTATTGCCTCCAGAATATTTTTAACTCTAGATATGTTTTCACGACTTGTTTGCCATATAGTGTATTCGCTTAATGAATCCAGACCCATATTTACATCCGATGTTCTATATTTCATTAAACTATCAACAACTACTTTACCTGACATATGGTAAGAAATAGCACCAGTCTCTAAAACCATGTCTTCGATTATGTCAGCTTTGACTCCACCTCCAACAAGAATATCAACTTCACCATCTGATCTGCACACTAGCTCTTTAATAAGTTCTCTTCCTTCATAACAATTATTCTTTTGTCCTGATGTAAGAATAGTATTAATTCCTAATTCTTTTGCTTGCTCTAATGATTCTAATGGATTCTTGCACATATCGAATGCTCGATGTAATGTCACATGCATTCCTTTTGCAATATCCATAATTTCTTTCACTCTATCTATATCCAAAGTACCCTCTGGGGTAAGAACACCTATTACGACCCCATCAGCACCAGCTTCCTTAAACATTTCAATGTCTCTTTTGATAATTTCAAATTCATTATCTGTATAACAGAAATCTCCGAATCTAGGTCGTACAAGCACATTGATCTTAATATTAATCTTCTCTCTTACTACATGAAAAAGATTAATGCTAGGGGTTGTCCCTCCTATTATTAGATTACTACACAATTCTATACGGTTAGTACCGCCTTTTTCTGCCTCTACAGCTGATTCAACTGAGTCTACACAACCCTCAAGAATATATTTCATATCATTTCTCTCCTATTCCAAATAGATAATAGAGTGTAGTTACTCCTGCTCCAGTAGCTCCTTCTGACTGATATTCAAAAATAGGTGGCTTAACCCATGCAGTACCAGCTATATCAAGATGAATCCATGGATAGTCTTTAACGAAACTTTCAATGAATAATCCAGCAGTTATTGTACCTAAGTAATCTGTACCCATATTTTTAATATCAGCTATATCACTTTTAATTAAGTCTCTATATTCATCATATATGGGAAATCTCCAATATTGCTCCCCTGATGTTTTATAAGCATTTTTGAAATCATTAAAGAAATCATTATTATTACTTAAGACTCCAGCTGTTGTGAATCCTAATGCTTTAACTACCACACCTGTAAGAGTAGCAATATCAATAACCTTATCAGCATGCTCTTTTTCTATAGCATACGTTACCGCATCAGCTAGAATCAATCTTCCTTCAGCATCTGTATTGATTATTTCTATAGTCTTTCCTGACATAGAATCAATGACATCTCCCGGTATGAAACTTTCTCTTGAAATACGGTTCTCACAGGCAGGAACAACACCCACTACATTAGCTTTCACTTTATTCATAGCTAATGCATATATTGCGCCTACTACTGCTGCTCCACCAGCCATATCACCTTTTATACCAGCCATTGTTTCACCTGGCTTAAGACAATAACCTCCTGTATCACAAGTAACACCTTTTCCTATAAGTCCTGTCACCTTTTCGCTTGTATCATCACCATTATATCTCATGACAATCAATTTTGGTGCATTACCACTACTTTTACCAACTGTCAAGAAAGCATTCATATTAAGTTTTTCCAATGCATCAACTTCAAGAATATCTACGACAAAACCCGCTTTTCTCCCTAGAGACAATACTTCTTCTGAGAAAAGCTCAGGAGTTAATTTATTGGCAGGAGCATTAACCATATCTCTAGCTAATATTACCCCATCAACAATATTTTCAGCTTCGATTATCAGTTCTTGTATATGCTGCGTGTTGTCATCACTTATTCCAGATAGATAAGCATTATAATTAAATTCTTTTCTATCTTTTTTATATCCATAAAATTCGTATGAACCTAATTTGATACCTTCCACTACATGAAATAAACAATCTTCACCATATCGTTTTATAAATAAATTGATATTTATATGGAGTTTTATCATATTATTCTTTTTCATACATTTAATACTTTTAGCTAAAACGGATTTCATCTTTTTAATATTAAATTCTTTATAGCTTCCTAGACCTATGATCACATAAAAATTATTATCAATATAAATATTATTTATTGAATTCAGACTTCTATCTAAAGTGTAATATGTCTGCTCTACACCCTTGATATTGATTGGTTTATCATCATATGCAAAAACTACCTTGTTTCTACATTCCTTTCCCCCACTTATACTAATCATATAATTTCTCCTAATCTTAGTTGTATTCTATACAGAACACCTCATGTCCTTCTATACTATTAGCTGTAAATGTGATATACCCATCTTTTTCATCATAAGCAATACTGATTTCATTAGAGATATTATATACATCCTTAACATTCTTATCTCCAATGTAGATTCTAAATGATATATTGGATAGTGGTATTATATCTTCTATAGTATATAGATTCTCCGCTCTTTTCTCTGCGATATAATGTAATACATGAACGATATCTCTATTTTCATTATTTTGTCTATTAATCGTTGTAAGCACTGTAGAAGGTCCATCATGCTCTATATATTTGTTTTCTAATAAAAGTTTTATTGCATCATTAACTATAATTCTACACCATATAGGACTGTATTGTCTATAAATTTTAAATACTGGATGAGAAAAATATATTATATTATCTTTTCTTGTCACCGCTGGCCTTCCTATTTCACCTGAAGAAGGTGTATGTTGATGAGAACAGAATTTTTTACCTTCTCTATTGAAATATGGTTTTATGGTGTTCATTAGTACTGTGCTATCTTCTGATATAACTTCTGCCCCTCTTAAGTACATAACATATTCTTCTTGGAACAGATCTTTTCCAATGGTATCATTAGGTAATATGAAATCTCTATAATATGGAGATTCTTTCACATAAGATACACCATATAAATCACTTCTGCCGTTCACAGTATCCAGACATGAATGATAACTTCCTATTACCTTTCCACCTTTACTTGTATATTCTTTCAATGTTTTTTCAAGTTTACTTGAATAATCTATATCATCTGGTAAAATTATAAGTTTATATTTTTGCAAGTCAGTATTACTATCGATAATATCAAATTGGTAAGATAGTTCTTGCAACATCCTTACTGTTCCAACTAATGAAGGTGGAAGTCCTAGGTCATGATCTTTTGGTTTATAGTATTCTTCAGGAGTCATAACCCCTATTTCTGTTAATGCCTTAGCCCCTATACAATATGGTTCTTTTTCTTCTACTTGTTTATAAACATGACCTATCAAGTCATATGCCCCTTCTGATAATCTGCCTCTAGGGTCAAGCTGATCACCTATAGAACAACCTGCATTAAGGGCAAGCATTTGAAAACATTCGAATTCAAGAGCTGCCTTGTTTTTAAGTGAATGAAAATCTCCCCAATAAGTATGGAATTTTCCTGTCATACCTAATATTTCTTTATCTAGGTTTCTTGCATATCTGACAGTTGTAGGAAAATGCATATATCCCCAACCTCCACTTGGTAGAGATTCTAATTCAAGATGAGTATATTCATTTAAACTATCTATTAATGCTGGTCCAACATGGGAACTATTATAGAATATACTTGCATCAGGTACTCTTTTACTAATGAACTCTGTTATCTCAGTCTTGAATTCATGTAGCATTTCAAGTGAATAGGAAATTCTATCAGTCTTATCTTTTGAATCAAAGCCTAAGTTAGTCATTTTCTCAACACATTTTGGACAGTTGCAATCAACTTTAAATAGGATATCCATAAAAAAACCATCTATATTTTCAATACCTACCACATCAATAATATCTTGTAGATGATCTTTGAAATATTGTCTATATCCACTGTTGAGACATATCGTATAGTAGAAATGAGGTTCTTCAACATCTTGGCTGTTTATATGTTTTCCTTCATCGTCTACTGCCAACCATTCAGGATGGTTCCTTGCTACATGACCATCCCATTGAACAGTTGTATAAATAGGAGCTTTTATTCCTACTTTGTGACAGGCTTCTATTTGTTGTAACAGCAAATCTTTTTTAGTTAAATTAGGATGTATCATTTCAGGCCATACCTTAGATGGATAATATAGATACCCGTGATGACATCTTGCAAAACACGTTATTGAATTGACATGAGCATCTTTCAATGTATTTGCGAATTCATCTGGATCAAAATCAACCGCTACATTAGGAATATACTCACTTGTATGAAAATCCAAATGTACTTGTCTATATCTTAAATCTTTCATAAAATACCCTCCATTCAATTTATCTATACTTATATTCATCTATTATTATACACGTTCTATCCTTTTATTGCACCTGCTGCCAAACCACTTTCTACTTTTTCTTGGAATAGTAAATATATGATGAACGGTACACAAACAGTAATTATTATTGCTGCCATCAAAGGACCATATTCTGAACCTCTTTCACCATTAAAGTTAAGTAGTCCTAACGAAATAGGTTTTAATTTATTATCATTAATGAATAGAAGAGGGAATAATACATTGTTCCAAGCACCTAAGAAATTAAATATTGAAACTGTTGAAATAGCAGGTACTGTAAGTGGTAACATTACTTTAGAATAAATCTGGAAATAACCTGCTCCGTCAATAATTGCAGCCTCTTCTAATGATGCATTTATACCTTTCATGAAAGATGTAAGCACAAATATACTAAATGGTAATGAAAAAGCTACATACAGTAAAATAAGGGCGAAAATATTATTTTTCAGATTAAAAGCTCCTATAATATATGCTACTGGCACAAGTATAGTATGCATTGGAATCATCATTCCCAATAAGAAAAATATTCCTAAGAATTTGTTCAATCTAAATTTGAATCTTGCTAACACATATGCTGCCATAGTTGATACAAAAACCAATATACCAACTGTTGCTCCAGAAATTAAAATACTATTAAGAAAATAAGTTCCCATATTCGCTTCTTTCCAAGCTGTAATATAATTACTTATCAAAAATTCCTTAGGTAATCCAAATGGATTATCAAAAATCTCTACATTACCTTTAAGTGATGATAACAGTGTAAACACCATAGGACCTATAAATACTAACACCATCATTATCAAGAAAATGTATACTCCAACTTTTTTCATAGAACTATTTGATTTCTTTGTTTTCTTCATTTCTTCACCCCCATCACGCTTCCGTTTTTTTCATTATCCATTTGCTACCTAATGTTAGGACAAGTGCAATCAATAATATAATAACTCCTATAGCACTACCTGCACCATAATTATCATACCTAAAGGCTTCATAGTACATCAATGTTGTCGGTAGATTAGTAAGTCCATTTGGACCACCTTCCGTCATAACAAATATAAGGTCAAAAACTTTTATTGTTCCGATTATATCCATCAATATACACATGCTTATAATAGGTTTCAACATAGGAATTGTTACATGAAAGAATTTTTTGAAACTTGAAGCTCCGTCTATAGAAGCTGCTTCATATACTTCATTAGGTATAGTAGTAAGACCAGCTAACAGAATAACCATATAATATCCGATACCTGCCCATATATTAACGAAAATAATTGTATTTATTGCGGTACTTGGATTAATCAACCAACTTGTAACTACACTTTCTAAGCCTATACTAGTTAATAAATGATTTAGTGATCCATTAGGCATAAATATGAAATACCATAATAATCCAACAGCAGTTAAAGGAAATATTGTCGGCACAAAAAATACTGCTTTAAAAAAACGATACCCTTTAAACTTTGCATTTATCGCTACAGCCAACAATAAAGCTATAGGTGTATGGAATAATACACTAAAGAAAACCATCCTACCCATATTTTTCAGAGATAGAATAAAAGCTGAACTCTGAAAAACTGATATATAATTCTTAAGACCAACAAAATTAATCGGAGATCCTTTTATCCCATTCCATTCAGATGTTGAAAAGAAAATTGCACCAATCATAGGTATTACCATAAATAGTAGGTATATTAATAAAGCTGGAATCAAAAACAATAATATCTTAGTTCCATCTTTCTTGGTTTTTATTGCTCTCAATGTTTTCTCCCTCCCATATATACAAATGAGAATTCCAAGGTTAATAACCTTTTAAGAATTCTCTTTTGTATTTGTATTTTTATATAATAGTTTTGATTAAGTTCTATTTAGTTAGATTTATCTACTTCTGCTTGAATTTCTTCTGCAGCTTGTTGTGGTGTATTACCAACAAACATACCTACAATTGAATTTCTAGTTCTGTCTTGCATTG
This window contains:
- a CDS encoding PLAT/LH2 domain-containing protein; its protein translation is MKIRKIFTSCLALVLLLMLCPKNVLAYQPASHYVLMQETMKSLPEGSLIKSAMEKYPDIAAWGANGPDLPLIQPRQVLGYSPWSDRFHYFKIGSFAKNLLQDALAAKDMKRISFAAGWLTHVCGDYACHGIFVNPESGLYLIDPSGRDLHMSLESAADPYLWVNKGGFDSSDYSDGISDCFAEVTDIPFDTFNTSVQNIYGSCPSTLEEKSWCYTLMTGLKTGVGYKYQTYEEANDFLSENNRRERLENSFDSAHAHVVKLLTEAEQGDYSGFTDRWNIDVGLDNNPISSLTVTVHTGNEKRGLLHSEWAGTDDDVYFGIETKDGETKEWLLDKEGYNDFEVDDIDEYYLYNGTDIHPDDISNIYIKKITKHGGIGGDWYLENLDVNINGHSAYNSDIKSWIDEDNSTWKDSVDFSNMDLDTEPIE
- a CDS encoding radical SAM protein, translating into MDGNYITQLLEKEEVLDKNEIVQLLNVNMNSKDFYSILNKANELTRNEFQNKGIIFAQIGLNAEPCSANCKFCSMGANHYSLDSTWKKSADEVLFEIRDLVKKGINDLFLMTTADYPMEDYLKIGSEVKRILPEGVRLVANIGDFDVDTAKELKKVGFTGVYHIHRLREGIDTDIKPEKRLKTLAAIAHENLELYYCVEPIGPEHSYEEIADEIIRARENNVSVMAVMRRIPVKGTPLYDKGQISARELAKIAAVSRIASKPKRAMNAHEVTPMTLICGVNQLYAEYGANPRDHLSITEDSRGYCVDDVKKMLIDADYEIKN
- a CDS encoding transglutaminase domain-containing protein, with amino-acid sequence MLFSNELKRIIDNDFQEVLELVKYKEKEILTGLDRCSEEEQDCIKFLYTCMPLSDIANYSFDMYLKYVKHSLFLKENISWCEKIPADIFLKYVMFYRVNNENIEDCRTTFYNCIIDRIKNKSMTESVTEVNYWCLEQATYQTTDERTASPLTVLRSAYGRCGEESTFTVTALRSVGIPARQVYVPRWSHCDDNHAWVEVWCDGKWNYLGACEPEPVLNVGWFTAAASRAMLINGRVFTSFNNIDMIVTEEVISKNDKAALINSLDTYADTKKLQVKVIDFNHNPMEKVKVRFEVLNYAEFFPVATVVTDKEGIAEITLGLGDIYIHAVKDNRYINRLLDIRKTTSIILDWNESITDEVITEDIDIYPPVDNMSYAVRLTESQKEYGKKRFEQSNNVRKVKESQYYNNDNIDELLKDNNYTIEVKDFFVKSKGNYLEIKEFIDSDIDNCNTQDKIRLLSSLVDKDYTDITCEKLKEHLIYSNVYKNNFQEDIFVDYIMSPRIHFEMITNYRKFILDYFDEKTKEEFINHPIKIWDYIDTYINEIGSMEYRPLITNPVELIRMKKGSNLSKKILFVAICRSLGIPARIDKENMEIQYYNDNEFVNVKYVIQKDLVKLTINDEDNTNWIYWLNWTIGKLNNGVYETLDFVDRKWVDNKLVLELEPGNYRIITSNRMPNGSVFTREYCFVLFVERELGISLRQGKLEDMFKNIEINDFSLYDSDNNKVLAKDIIDDNKNIVIWIEEGKEPTEHVLNEMLEHQEALSRLSCNITFILRDKQALTNNTLNKTLEAFPDIKIYYDEGASNAEPISRRVYVDPDKLPLILLTNNGLNVVYAFSGYNVGLSDLIIKIIEAI
- a CDS encoding copper homeostasis protein CutC, yielding MKYILEGCVDSVESAVEAEKGGTNRIELCSNLIIGGTTPSINLFHVVREKINIKINVLVRPRFGDFCYTDNEFEIIKRDIEMFKEAGADGVVIGVLTPEGTLDIDRVKEIMDIAKGMHVTLHRAFDMCKNPLESLEQAKELGINTILTSGQKNNCYEGRELIKELVCRSDGEVDILVGGGVKADIIEDMVLETGAISYHMSGKVVVDSLMKYRTSDVNMGLDSLSEYTIWQTSRENISRVKNILEAIINNSTNQIK
- a CDS encoding leucyl aminopeptidase encodes the protein MISISGGKECRNKVVFAYDDKPINIKGVEQTYYTLDRSLNSINNIYIDNNFYVIIGLGSYKEFNIKKMKSVLAKSIKCMKKNNMIKLHININLFIKRYGEDCLFHVVEGIKLGSYEFYGYKKDRKEFNYNAYLSGISDDNTQHIQELIIEAENIVDGVILARDMVNAPANKLTPELFSEEVLSLGRKAGFVVDILEVDALEKLNMNAFLTVGKSSGNAPKLIVMRYNGDDTSEKVTGLIGKGVTCDTGGYCLKPGETMAGIKGDMAGGAAVVGAIYALAMNKVKANVVGVVPACENRISRESFIPGDVIDSMSGKTIEIINTDAEGRLILADAVTYAIEKEHADKVIDIATLTGVVVKALGFTTAGVLSNNNDFFNDFKNAYKTSGEQYWRFPIYDEYRDLIKSDIADIKNMGTDYLGTITAGLFIESFVKDYPWIHLDIAGTAWVKPPIFEYQSEGATGAGVTTLYYLFGIGEK